The window CACAAACAAAGAGAAATTAAGCAAAAAATTAGAAAAGTATTTAGTCACAATTATGCCACACAGCACAATTACTACTGCACATAATGTACAGTACATTAATCAATAAATAAACACTAAAACATGGTATTTTTGTAGTATATGTAAATTATATGCTAACTCACCAGATATATAGCTGGGGCCCCAATGCATTGGGAAATATATAAGATGCTTAATTAATTTGTTGACCACTGAACATTGGGGTGCACACATCGAGATGATGTTTTAAAAAAGATTATCTAGCCAATAGTATGCTTCTCGAGCAACTCCAAAGAAGCCGCAAACTTTGTCCTTTGTTtggaccctctttttactttttcaaAACAAGTATatatttatactattttttggggggTGGCTTTTCATGCAGAGCTAAAGGAGGCACTAGTAAATTTTCAGTAGGTACCCAGTACACTTTGTCATCTTAGATCTTTTCCGGACAAGTGGGCCTGCCTGCTCTCCCTTGGTACATGTGTACTGCATATGTATGTGTCCATGCAAAATGCACAGCGGAGAGGACCAACTTTTCATTGCAGCCATTAAACTACTCAAGGGGATCATTGCACCATCATGAGGTTTCAAATGTCCACCCTATACTGGACAAACCGAACAATGCCAAAATTTCTTATCCCCACTTTTTCCCTGAGAGCCCTTCTTACATTTGcatgtggagagagagagagagagagagagagagagagagagagagagagagagagagagagagagagagatgctgcCACTGTGTCTCTGTGTGGCTAAAACAAACAGAAATGGAGCCTTTCTTGCCATTAACATGAATCAGGCAAACATCCAAATGTTTGCAGTGCTGCTATATGTCATCTACAGGTGCATGTATATATCCATGCATGCAGCAATCAGTATGACTACTACCACAGTGCTGTCTACTCCTACAAAGGTCTTTTGTTCCTTGTGCTCACTGCTTTCCTGTTACTTTGCAATATATATTTTCCATCATTTGTGCTGTGTATATAGATCAAGTATTAGGAGAAGTTGTGCCCTCCCGTACATATATATTTTAGATACTCATGTTGGGGCATATTATTTGGTTAAATAAGGAAGGTGCATGCATAAGCTAGCTGAAATGTTGGGGCATATTTAATCAAGGAAAATTAACGTACCTTGAGGAGTTGCTCCACAGACCACCATTGTAACTACTGCCGCTGTGAGAATTTGCGCTCGTTCCATTTTGGTCAGTACCCCTGTGGGTGTTTAGGGCCTCCGGCAAGCTCTCGTCGGAGATCTCACCCGCTGATCCGTTATCGAATCCTTCATTTTGTCCTAAATACAGATTTGAATTTCAGCGCCCATATTTTATAACAAATACTCGAATAAAAATATAACTGCAGCACTAGGCATAGGCGCTCGATCGAGTTCTAGGAACCATATATATTATACCTGGTGAAGTCATGGGTTTGTCGGTACTCTTTATCGTGCGATACATCTGCGAAGACATGACGATGATATGCAACTATATCAGTAACTGCaacaaaaacttgttcatatgtgtgCAAAAGTACCCCTACCAGCCATAAATCATTGTTAACTGTATTATAATAGCAATGATTGGTGATAATAGTACATAATTAGTACGTCCGACATGCATTAATTTACCATAACCATTATTTCTAAGCTGATACAGTATATACAGCCACCATTTCATAGTGCATTCAGAGTACCAGGAGGTCCAATCCAACAATTGTTCCACAATGTACTTGGTCCTGTTACAAAAGGGAAAACTTGCGTTGATTTCTTCTAGCTGGTTAGgaacagtgcatgcatgcatcaGTCAGTCAGTCACAGAAATCAGTtactactactactgctgctgcttCACTGCATCAGAAACAGTGCACACATGAACACACACATGCTCAGCAGCTTTTTTTCTTTCGGTTGCAAAAGCCAGGTTTGCAAAAGCTGCTCCATTAGTAAATGCATGTCTAGTCCACTCCACCCAAATTCGGAGGAATGCAATGCATGCAGAAGCTAGCTAGATCAGCGccccagctagctagctagtactactaccACTGTTGTTTTTCCTCTGCTCATGTGTTCTTTATTGAAGAATTATCTGCTCATACGATGATACTAGTACTAATAATGATAAATCTTGGTCCTCCAGGCAGGAAAcagttagctagctagctagctagctagcttctcATGCATCTATCTTCTCATCCAGCTAGCTAGCTACACTGTCAAGCATTTTGTTTTTCATTCTGACAAAAACTGAAAATGTGGAGCATATAGAACAGGATAGATAGCTGGTAGAAACAAGGACGTGTGCTTTGAATGAAAATAAAAAAGAGAGTACCTGCAAGTGAGACTTGACATGTGCCAAGGTGAGATCCTTCACATCCATCAGCTCCAGCACTGACTTGGGAGTGGCTCCTAAACAAATCCAATCAAATGAAAAATCACCAAAAAGCATCACtaacaaattcagcttcatcactgAGTTTGGGAGTAGCAAGAAACTAACTTCATGGCAATGATCTTGTAAATTAAGCATCATCCAAACATAGTTAAAAACAAATCTGCATATATATGTACATACTCTCATGGCCTCCTAGGAGCTCGACGGCGTGCACGAAGCGCGCGTGCAGCGTGGTCGTCCACCGCATCCTGGGCGCCCTCACGCTCCGCCGCCCCGGCGGGAACCTCGACCTCGACGACaagaagccgccgccgcccccgccggcgcTGCTCCGGTAGGCCATGGCCATGTGCTGGTGCTGCAGCTGCTGGAAGGAGGGGTGGTGGTGGTAGATGGGGACCCCTCTTATAGGCTTGAGCAAGGCGTTCATCCGGTGGTGGTAGTGGTTGCTGATGTGGTTGGGGTAGCTCGCTGCGTTGGCGGCGGAAGGCGGTGGCGTCCACGCCGACGGCGGCGTGCCGTCTTTGCTGGCCATGTCGGTGGCGCTGGCCCGCAGAAACCCTAGATGCTGGCTGAATTGATCCATGCTGGTGGCGCCGGTGGTGGCGTCCGGTGGCCGGCCCCAGCTGCCCGGCGGCGCGGCcgggggcgaggaggaggagctggtggcgctGATCTGCAGCGCCAGGTCCGGCTGCCGGGGGAACAACTCCATGGGGATTGCTTCCCCCAACCAATCGAAGCTGACCAAGAGATGAGATGAAGAAGCAGCTAGCTAGGTAAGCTTGCTGAGTGGATCGACAACAAATTCTTCTCCCTTGGTCCTCAATTGGGAAATTTCTTGGATCTTTCTTGGCTCGATCTGGTGTCggacggatggatggatggatgagtgATGTTGttgcttgttggtggtggtggtgagctttgctagccagaggaggaggaggaggattt is drawn from Triticum dicoccoides isolate Atlit2015 ecotype Zavitan chromosome 6B, WEW_v2.0, whole genome shotgun sequence and contains these coding sequences:
- the LOC119323403 gene encoding probable transcription factor KAN2 isoform X1 — its product is MELFPRQPDLALQISATSSSSSPPAAPPGSWGRPPDATTGATSMDQFSQHLGFLRASATDMASKDGTPPSAWTPPPSAANAASYPNHISNHYHHRMNALLKPIRGVPIYHHHPSFQQLQHQHMAMAYRSSAGGGGGGFLSSRSRFPPGRRSVRAPRMRWTTTLHARFVHAVELLGGHERATPKSVLELMDVKDLTLAHVKSHLQMYRTIKSTDKPMTSPGQNEGFDNGSAGEISDESLPEALNTHRGTDQNGTSANSHSGSSYNGGLWSNSSSRVGWPGFGTNGTENRGQCHKEADASKSLEMSGEMNVSCISDQTSSPPVPNLEFTLGRTHH
- the LOC119323403 gene encoding probable transcription factor KAN2 isoform X2: MELFPRQPDLALQISATSSSSSPPAAPPGSWGRPPDATTGATSMDQFSQHLGFLRASATDMASKDGTPPSAWTPPPSAANAASYPNHISNHYHHRMNALLKPIRGVPIYHHHPSFQQLQHQHMAMAYRSSAGGGGGGFLSSRSRFPPGRRSVRAPRMRWTTTLHARFVHAVELLGGHERATPKSVLELMDVKDLTLAHVKSHLQMYRTIKSTDKPMTSPGQNEGFDNGSAGEISDESLPEALNTHRGTDQNGTSANSHSGSSYNGGLWSNSSRVGWPGFGTNGTENRGQCHKEADASKSLEMSGEMNVSCISDQTSSPPVPNLEFTLGRTHH